One genomic segment of Nonomuraea coxensis DSM 45129 includes these proteins:
- a CDS encoding NAD(P)/FAD-dependent oxidoreductase has translation MSEHADVVIAGARCAGSATAAALARRGVKVIAVDPARFPSTTVSTHLLFASGVAELAKAGALERIEKIGAPKLSRAFVGGPGHAATGSYTPVDGIDYGLCVRRTALDAALVDTARAAGAEVREGHRVVDLLWEGGRAVGVKVSERGGREYEIRANLVVGADGRRSTVARLVGAEQPRLSHANGRACYYAYYEDPREEWRTTAAMWLTGRELGNAFPCDGGLSLVLLMPPAERAADFRGDLEAEFTRTVGLVPGLAKRLEGCTRATKIVSSATHPSFFRTSAGPGWALVGDAGHFKDPVTAQGIRDAVKFGRLLGERVAGVVDDAAALDEATAAWERSRDRQCLIMYHWTNLLGRGDGLAYVQIELLRGLTEGPQGVRRILEVYSRIRDPRETLAMGGMVKAVARALRDNPGARLSVLKATGEALREMAGHHDEAKRLLHPAL, from the coding sequence ATGTCAGAGCACGCGGACGTCGTCATCGCCGGAGCGCGCTGTGCGGGCTCCGCCACCGCGGCCGCTCTGGCCCGGCGCGGGGTCAAGGTGATCGCGGTGGATCCGGCGCGATTCCCGTCCACCACGGTCTCCACCCACCTGCTCTTCGCCTCGGGCGTCGCCGAGCTGGCCAAGGCGGGCGCGCTGGAACGCATCGAGAAGATCGGCGCGCCGAAGCTCTCCCGCGCCTTCGTCGGCGGCCCCGGCCACGCCGCCACCGGCAGCTACACACCCGTCGACGGCATCGACTACGGCCTGTGCGTACGCCGGACCGCGCTGGACGCGGCTCTCGTCGACACGGCCCGCGCGGCCGGCGCCGAGGTCAGGGAGGGCCACCGGGTCGTCGACCTCCTGTGGGAGGGAGGCCGGGCGGTGGGCGTCAAGGTCAGCGAGCGCGGCGGCCGCGAGTACGAGATCCGCGCCAACCTGGTCGTCGGCGCGGACGGCCGCCGCTCGACCGTCGCCCGCCTGGTCGGCGCCGAGCAGCCCCGGCTGTCCCACGCCAACGGCCGGGCCTGCTACTACGCCTACTACGAGGACCCGCGCGAGGAGTGGCGCACCACGGCGGCGATGTGGCTGACGGGACGGGAGCTGGGCAACGCCTTCCCCTGCGACGGCGGGCTGTCGCTGGTGCTGCTGATGCCGCCGGCCGAGCGGGCCGCGGACTTCCGGGGAGACCTGGAGGCGGAGTTCACCCGGACCGTCGGGCTCGTGCCGGGGCTGGCCAAGCGCCTGGAGGGCTGCACCAGGGCGACGAAGATCGTCAGCTCCGCGACGCACCCGTCCTTCTTCCGCACCTCGGCGGGCCCCGGCTGGGCGCTGGTCGGCGACGCCGGGCACTTCAAGGACCCGGTCACGGCGCAGGGCATCCGCGACGCCGTGAAGTTCGGGCGGCTGCTGGGCGAGCGGGTCGCCGGCGTGGTGGACGACGCCGCGGCCCTCGACGAGGCGACGGCCGCCTGGGAACGGTCGCGCGACCGGCAGTGCCTGATCATGTATCACTGGACGAACCTGCTCGGGCGCGGCGACGGGCTCGCGTACGTGCAGATCGAGCTGCTGCGCGGGCTGACCGAGGGCCCGCAGGGGGTGCGCCGGATCCTCGAGGTCTACTCCAGGATCCGGGACCCGCGCGAGACGCTGGCGATGGGCGGCATGGTCAAGGCCGTCGCGCGCGCCCTGCGCGACAACCCGGGCGCCCGCCTGTCGGTGCTGAAGGCGACGGGCGAGGCGCTGCGCGAGATGGCCGGCCACCACGACGAGGCCAAGCGGCTGCTCCACCCGGCCTTGTGA
- a CDS encoding pirin family protein, giving the protein MSNLEREPREIRCAAERGAGGELLEGRAVPLGGPRAMSVSRTLPGAHRRMIGAWCFLDAYGPEVAAMRVPPHPHTGLQTVTWLLAGEVLHRDSLGSLQPVRPGRLNLMTAGRGISHSEESAEATLHGVQLWVALPEEHRAGPPAFEHHAELPVLEGAGFAATVVLGSLGGAVSPATVHTPLTGAEIAVDGTGEVPLDPGFEYGLLLLDGEVEGLARGPLAYLPPGRDGLRLSGRGRVLLVGGAPFGEEIVMWWNFVGRSHDEIAAFRKEWAEGEGFGVVEGFDGDPLPAPVLPGVRLKPRGRVR; this is encoded by the coding sequence GTGAGCAACCTGGAGCGTGAGCCGCGGGAGATCCGCTGCGCCGCCGAGCGCGGCGCGGGCGGCGAGCTGCTGGAGGGGCGCGCGGTGCCGCTGGGCGGGCCGCGCGCGATGTCCGTGAGCAGGACCCTTCCCGGCGCGCACCGGCGCATGATCGGCGCCTGGTGCTTCCTCGACGCCTACGGGCCCGAGGTGGCCGCCATGCGCGTGCCGCCGCACCCGCACACCGGCCTGCAGACCGTGACCTGGCTGCTCGCCGGCGAGGTGCTGCACCGCGACAGCCTGGGCAGCCTCCAGCCCGTACGCCCCGGCCGGCTCAACCTCATGACCGCCGGCCGCGGCATCTCCCACTCGGAGGAGTCGGCCGAGGCGACCCTGCACGGGGTGCAGCTCTGGGTCGCGCTGCCCGAGGAGCACCGCGCCGGCCCGCCCGCCTTCGAGCACCACGCGGAGCTGCCGGTGCTGGAGGGCGCCGGGTTCGCCGCCACCGTCGTCCTGGGCTCGCTGGGCGGGGCGGTCTCCCCCGCCACCGTCCACACCCCGCTGACCGGCGCGGAGATCGCGGTGGACGGCACGGGCGAGGTGCCGCTCGATCCCGGCTTCGAGTACGGGCTGCTGCTGCTCGACGGCGAGGTCGAGGGGCTCGCACGGGGTCCGCTGGCGTACCTGCCGCCGGGGCGGGACGGGCTGCGGCTGTCCGGGCGCGGGCGGGTGCTGCTCGTCGGCGGGGCCCCGTTCGGCGAGGAGATCGTCATGTGGTGGAACTTCGTGGGCCGCTCGCACGACGAGATCGCGGCCTTCAGGAAGGAGTGGGCGGAGGGCGAGGGGTTCGGCGTCGTCGAGGGGTTCGACGGCGACCCGCTCCCCGCTCCCGTCCTGCCCGGCGTCCGGCTGAAGCCGCGCGGCCGCGTCAGGTGA
- a CDS encoding MBL fold metallo-hydrolase has product MAGMRKARRILAGGAALAAAGWVLRDVPAELGVRPLESGPERAARIQRSKQFKDGSFYNSMPEPTHVMNTPPVSLLGEMTRNKEERRPAGPLPLRVPPAGPAPADGLRAVWYGHASTLVEIEGRRVLFDPVWSRRVSPSQLVGPKRLHPVPVELGELPQVDAIAISHDHYDHLDLATVRALVRTQKAPFLVPLGIGAHLERWGVPAYRIIELDWDEEAQVAGLRFVATAARHFSGRSLRRNDTLWGSWVVAGAAKRVFYAGDSGYFEGYRGIGAAHGPFDLTLMPIGAYSPAWPDIHMNPEEAVNAHLDLGGELLLPVHWASFTLALHPWAEPVDRLWREAKAREVSIVVPRPGELVDAAAAPAVDGWWETLG; this is encoded by the coding sequence ATGGCGGGAATGCGGAAGGCACGGCGGATCCTGGCGGGGGGCGCCGCCCTGGCCGCGGCCGGTTGGGTGCTGCGCGACGTGCCGGCCGAGCTGGGCGTGCGGCCGCTGGAGTCCGGCCCGGAGCGGGCGGCGCGCATCCAGCGCTCGAAGCAGTTCAAGGACGGCTCCTTCTACAACTCGATGCCCGAGCCGACCCATGTGATGAACACGCCGCCGGTGAGCCTGCTGGGCGAGATGACGCGGAACAAGGAGGAGCGCCGCCCGGCCGGCCCGCTGCCGCTGCGCGTGCCGCCCGCCGGGCCCGCGCCCGCCGACGGGCTGCGCGCCGTCTGGTACGGTCACGCCTCGACGCTGGTCGAGATCGAGGGCAGGCGGGTGCTGTTCGACCCGGTGTGGAGCCGGCGCGTCTCGCCCTCCCAGCTCGTCGGCCCCAAGCGGCTCCACCCGGTGCCGGTCGAGCTGGGCGAGCTGCCGCAGGTCGACGCGATCGCGATCTCCCACGACCACTACGACCACCTGGACCTCGCCACCGTCCGCGCGCTGGTCAGGACGCAGAAGGCGCCGTTCCTGGTGCCCCTGGGCATCGGGGCGCACCTGGAGCGGTGGGGCGTGCCGGCGTACCGGATCATCGAGCTGGACTGGGACGAGGAGGCCCAGGTGGCGGGGCTGCGCTTCGTCGCCACGGCGGCCCGGCACTTCTCGGGGCGGTCCCTGCGCCGCAACGACACCCTGTGGGGGTCGTGGGTGGTGGCGGGCGCGGCCAAGCGGGTGTTCTACGCGGGCGACTCCGGCTACTTCGAGGGCTACCGGGGCATCGGGGCGGCGCACGGGCCGTTCGACCTGACGCTCATGCCCATCGGCGCCTACAGCCCGGCCTGGCCGGACATCCACATGAACCCGGAGGAGGCCGTCAACGCCCACCTCGACCTGGGCGGGGAGCTGCTGCTGCCGGTGCACTGGGCGTCGTTCACGCTGGCGCTGCACCCGTGGGCGGAGCCGGTGGACCGGCTGTGGCGGGAGGCCAAGGCGCGCGAGGTCTCCATCGTGGTGCCGCGGCCCGGCGAGCTCGTGGACGCCGCCGCGGCCCCGGCCGTGGACGGCTGGTGGGAGACCCTGGGCTGA
- a CDS encoding DUF3152 domain-containing protein — MPRIAPLMTPFVLAGLLLAAGCGAEPPARRSIRSVPPPASPPARPPVRPRRAEPPPAVQVPYAASGSYAVVPGGAPPRPGRGRPVRYLVEVERGLPFGPREFAGQVHRILNDPRGWGRFQRVDRGPVRVRVALSSPGTTTRQCRPLRTGGELSCWNGRRSVINALRWAVGVPQYGGDLAAYRSYLISHEVGHALGHGHRPCPGPGRPAPVMTQQSKSLGRCRPNPWPFPGRAPATERPHPRKP, encoded by the coding sequence GTGCCGCGCATCGCACCGCTGATGACGCCGTTCGTGCTGGCCGGGCTGCTGCTCGCCGCGGGATGCGGAGCGGAGCCGCCGGCCCGGCGGTCGATCCGGTCCGTGCCGCCTCCCGCGTCGCCGCCCGCGCGGCCTCCCGTCCGCCCGCGCCGCGCGGAGCCGCCGCCCGCGGTCCAGGTGCCGTACGCGGCCTCCGGCTCGTACGCCGTCGTCCCCGGCGGCGCGCCCCCGAGGCCCGGCAGGGGCCGGCCGGTGCGCTACCTGGTGGAGGTGGAGCGTGGCCTGCCGTTCGGGCCGCGCGAGTTCGCCGGCCAGGTGCACCGCATACTCAACGACCCCCGCGGCTGGGGCCGTTTCCAGCGGGTGGACCGCGGCCCGGTGCGGGTCAGGGTGGCGCTGTCGAGCCCCGGCACGACGACCCGCCAGTGCCGGCCCCTCCGCACCGGCGGCGAGCTGTCGTGCTGGAACGGCCGCCGCTCGGTCATCAACGCCCTGCGCTGGGCGGTCGGCGTCCCGCAGTACGGGGGCGATCTGGCCGCGTACCGCAGCTATCTCATCAGCCACGAGGTCGGGCACGCTCTCGGCCACGGCCACCGGCCCTGTCCCGGCCCGGGGCGGCCGGCCCCGGTGATGACGCAGCAGTCGAAGTCGCTGGGCCGCTGCCGCCCCAACCCGTGGCCGTTCCCCGGCCGCGCGCCCGCCACGGAGAGGCCGCACCCCAGGAAACCGTGA
- a CDS encoding NAD(P)/FAD-dependent oxidoreductase, protein MRVVVIGGGIVGAAAAHYLTGRGASVTVVDGGYQGEATQASAGVVCPWVDHPEDDDWYRLNREGARAYPGLVETLGEDFGYAKVGALLVAEDPADLEPVRSLLHRRYADAPEMGEVVDVPAPAELFPPLSDTLSALLVPGAARVDGRSVRDALLNAAVAQGARIHAGAATLTPDGEVRVHAAADVPVPGAPSGEGRLWTPGGGAARSGSEETGGSWRQAEPRDPAAAQDLAAAQGLAAAQDPAARNAGAQEAGTRGAGAQDAGARGPEGARGAGAARGAGAARGAEAVRGAEAVRAVGAGAGRVFADEGVPVEAEAVIVAGGAWAGEVCRPLGAELPVFPRRGQILHATLEGVDTAWWPIVLPSDGPYLLGFPGSRVVIGATVEDVGFAPRVTMGGLEEVLRAGLRIAPGLAGATVTETRVGLRPVYAPGRALIGPLTSRVVVATGLSAYGLTAGPYAGRLAGALALGETPPIDLAPYAPTRC, encoded by the coding sequence ATGCGTGTTGTGGTGATCGGGGGCGGCATCGTCGGAGCCGCGGCGGCCCACTACCTGACGGGCCGGGGGGCGTCCGTGACGGTGGTGGACGGCGGCTACCAGGGCGAGGCGACGCAGGCGAGCGCGGGCGTCGTCTGCCCGTGGGTGGACCATCCCGAGGACGACGACTGGTACCGGCTCAACCGCGAGGGCGCCCGCGCCTACCCGGGGCTGGTGGAGACGCTGGGCGAGGACTTCGGGTACGCCAAGGTGGGCGCGCTGCTCGTGGCCGAGGACCCGGCGGACCTGGAGCCGGTGCGTTCGCTGCTGCACCGCCGGTACGCCGACGCCCCGGAGATGGGCGAGGTCGTGGACGTGCCGGCGCCGGCCGAGCTGTTCCCGCCGCTGTCGGACACCCTGAGCGCGCTCCTGGTGCCGGGCGCGGCCCGCGTGGACGGGCGGTCGGTCCGGGACGCGCTGCTCAACGCCGCCGTCGCCCAGGGCGCCCGAATCCACGCGGGGGCCGCGACCCTCACGCCCGACGGCGAGGTCCGCGTGCACGCGGCGGCGGACGTCCCGGTCCCGGGGGCGCCGTCCGGGGAGGGACGGCTGTGGACGCCGGGCGGCGGGGCGGCCCGGTCGGGGAGCGAGGAGACGGGCGGCTCATGGCGGCAGGCCGAGCCCCGGGACCCGGCGGCGGCCCAGGACCTTGCGGCGGCGCAGGGCCTTGCGGCGGCCCAGGACCCGGCCGCTCGGAATGCGGGGGCCCAGGAGGCAGGGACGCGGGGCGCAGGAGCCCAGGATGCGGGTGCGCGGGGTCCGGAGGGTGCGCGGGGGGCGGGGGCGGCGCGGGGGGCGGGGGCGGCGCGGGGGGCGGAGGCGGTGCGGGGGGCGGAGGCGGTGCGGGCCGTGGGTGCGGGGGCGGGCAGGGTGTTCGCCGATGAGGGCGTTCCCGTGGAGGCGGAGGCGGTGATCGTGGCGGGCGGGGCGTGGGCCGGCGAGGTGTGCCGGCCGCTCGGCGCGGAGCTGCCGGTGTTCCCGAGGCGGGGCCAGATCCTGCACGCGACGCTCGAAGGCGTGGACACCGCGTGGTGGCCGATCGTGCTGCCCAGCGACGGGCCGTACCTGCTGGGCTTCCCCGGGTCGCGGGTGGTGATCGGGGCGACGGTGGAGGACGTCGGGTTCGCCCCGCGGGTGACGATGGGCGGGCTGGAGGAGGTGCTCCGGGCGGGGCTGCGGATCGCGCCGGGGCTGGCGGGGGCGACGGTGACGGAGACCCGGGTGGGGCTGCGGCCGGTGTACGCGCCGGGGCGGGCGCTGATCGGCCCGCTGACCTCGCGCGTGGTGGTGGCGACGGGCCTCAGCGCGTACGGCCTGACGGCGGGCCCGTACGCGGGCCGCCTCGCGGGGGCGCTCGCGCTGGGCGAGACGCCGCCCATCGACCTCGCGCCCTACGCCCCCACCCGCTGCTGA